Proteins found in one Kineosporia sp. NBRC 101731 genomic segment:
- a CDS encoding GNAT family N-acetyltransferase produces MNVRQQLQELERYYDAVPRMSARTEDFGPLTLFVRQAAGGFPFYARPTVGSRETVTVEHVRAVQARQRELGLAETFEWVAENAPGLRSVVEAAGLHITQCPLLVLAEAGAGTGTGTSPLPVARVLDADSTVLPSAIAAQRLAFAGGTAGLPELLEESAKAEADGTVEHSRMRIRKQATVFTAVDEETGTAVAAGQHNPLDGVTEIVGVGTLPSRRREGHGAAVTSALVADATERGIGTVFLSAADEDVARIYRRLGFRQIGTAMIVE; encoded by the coding sequence ATGAATGTCCGGCAGCAGCTCCAGGAGCTGGAGCGGTACTACGACGCTGTGCCGCGAATGAGCGCCCGCACCGAGGATTTCGGTCCGCTCACCTTGTTCGTGCGCCAGGCGGCCGGTGGTTTCCCCTTCTACGCCCGCCCCACGGTCGGCAGCCGGGAAACCGTGACGGTGGAACATGTCCGCGCCGTGCAGGCCCGCCAGCGTGAACTCGGCCTGGCCGAGACTTTCGAGTGGGTGGCGGAGAACGCCCCCGGTCTGAGGTCCGTCGTCGAGGCCGCGGGCCTGCACATCACTCAGTGCCCACTCCTGGTGCTCGCCGAGGCCGGGGCCGGGACCGGGACCGGGACATCGCCACTTCCAGTCGCACGGGTACTGGACGCCGACAGCACGGTACTGCCCTCCGCGATCGCCGCCCAGCGACTGGCCTTCGCCGGTGGCACGGCCGGCCTGCCCGAGCTCCTCGAAGAGAGCGCGAAGGCCGAGGCCGACGGCACGGTAGAGCACTCCCGGATGCGAATCCGAAAACAAGCAACAGTTTTCACAGCAGTGGACGAGGAGACCGGCACCGCCGTCGCCGCGGGCCAGCACAACCCCCTCGACGGCGTCACCGAGATCGTCGGGGTCGGCACCCTGCCCTCGCGACGCCGCGAAGGACACGGCGCGGCCGTCACCTCAGCACTGGTGGCCGATGCCACCGAACGCGGGATCGGGACGGTCTTCCTCTCCGCCGCCGACGAAGACGTGGCGCGCATCTACCGGCGCCTGGGATTCCGGCAGATCGGTACGGCCATGATCGTCGAGTAG
- a CDS encoding NAD-dependent epimerase/dehydratase family protein, with amino-acid sequence MSETTVVLGAGSGLGAEIARQLVEQGRPVRGVTRSGAGLPDGVENHRADLLDRSAAIAACRDASVIHLATNVPYPDWVDLFPAMVDNAIAAAEETGAKLVFADNLYCYGPVDGPFDEQTPERPVGPKEKLRSRLGRTLLAAHAQGRARVTLGRSSDYYGPDSRTSLPDEMIIERLVRGRNPLWFAPRELPHTFAFSSDTARALIVLGDDERADGRAWHTPAAPTLAVSAFAALAGEIAGTPRRFIRLPALTPRAMSLFDRRLRGYSELDHQRTRPWIVDHSAFVHTFSSFSVTSHEEALEQTIAWYRAHH; translated from the coding sequence ATGTCCGAGACGACGGTGGTGCTGGGGGCGGGCAGCGGACTGGGCGCCGAGATCGCCCGTCAGCTCGTCGAGCAGGGCCGGCCGGTGCGCGGTGTCACCCGCAGCGGGGCCGGCCTTCCGGACGGCGTGGAGAACCACCGGGCCGATCTCCTGGACCGCTCGGCCGCGATCGCCGCGTGCCGGGATGCGTCCGTCATCCATCTGGCCACCAACGTGCCCTATCCCGACTGGGTCGACCTGTTCCCGGCCATGGTCGACAACGCGATCGCGGCCGCCGAGGAGACCGGCGCCAAGCTGGTGTTCGCCGACAACCTGTACTGCTACGGCCCGGTCGACGGGCCGTTCGACGAGCAGACCCCCGAGCGGCCGGTCGGCCCCAAGGAGAAGCTGCGGTCCCGCCTGGGACGCACGCTGCTCGCCGCGCACGCCCAGGGCCGGGCGCGGGTCACGCTCGGGCGCAGTAGCGACTACTACGGCCCCGATTCCCGGACCTCGCTGCCGGACGAGATGATCATCGAGCGTCTGGTGCGGGGCCGCAACCCCCTGTGGTTCGCACCCCGCGAACTCCCCCACACCTTCGCCTTCTCCTCCGACACGGCGCGGGCGCTGATCGTGCTGGGCGACGACGAACGGGCCGACGGCCGGGCCTGGCACACCCCCGCCGCCCCGACCCTGGCGGTCTCCGCCTTCGCCGCGCTGGCGGGCGAGATCGCCGGTACGCCACGCCGGTTCATCCGCCTACCGGCACTGACCCCACGCGCGATGTCTCTGTTCGACCGGAGACTTCGCGGGTACTCGGAACTCGACCACCAGCGCACCCGGCCGTGGATCGTCGACCACTCGGCCTTCGTCCACACCTTCTCCTCGTTCTCGGTGACGAGCCACGAGGAGGCACTGGAACAGACCATCGCCTGGTATCGCGCGCACCACTGA
- a CDS encoding TetR/AcrR family transcriptional regulator yields MTGSPGNRRERYRREGTDEIKRLAMLQLAESGSAGISLSAIARQMGMTGPALYRYFANRDALLTALIRDGYADLAQAIEQAATSGAALPPDRRLRQMAEAFRAWALADPHRYLLLFGTPVPGYQAPMDTFETAFGTLTVLSTVAAELLGSTEGGAPLRLATVLWTRMHGVVSLEVAGQFAHLDLDPGEFFSEEVESAVAQAGR; encoded by the coding sequence ATGACGGGGTCACCGGGCAACCGGCGCGAGCGCTACCGCCGTGAGGGAACGGACGAGATCAAGCGGCTGGCCATGCTGCAACTCGCCGAGTCCGGGTCGGCGGGCATCTCGCTGAGTGCCATCGCCCGGCAGATGGGGATGACCGGGCCGGCGCTGTACCGCTACTTCGCCAACCGCGACGCCCTGCTCACCGCCCTGATCCGGGACGGCTACGCCGACCTGGCGCAGGCCATCGAGCAGGCGGCCACCAGCGGCGCCGCCCTGCCACCGGACCGGCGGCTACGGCAGATGGCCGAGGCCTTCCGGGCCTGGGCGCTCGCCGATCCGCATCGCTACCTGCTGCTGTTCGGCACGCCGGTGCCCGGCTACCAGGCGCCGATGGACACGTTCGAGACGGCCTTCGGCACTCTGACGGTGCTCTCCACGGTCGCTGCCGAACTGCTGGGGTCCACCGAGGGCGGGGCCCCGCTCCGCCTGGCGACCGTGCTCTGGACGCGCATGCACGGCGTGGTCAGCCTGGAGGTCGCCGGTCAGTTCGCGCACCTCGACCTGGACCCGGGGGAGTTCTTCTCCGAGGAGGTGGAAAGTGCTGTCGCGCAGGCCGGTCGGTGA
- a CDS encoding LppA family lipoprotein, with protein sequence MNASMSQADAEKELQSRPSYEQGSKDYLAMLAEMRGVFDELAPDLKWTQKEPAEVSSGICAPPFQKIEAAESGTFEAGYAQGSTPDAAWPEAKQKLIDIAAQYGFTVVNELRDAPQDRAITISNGQDATVEFGDYGNTTLAVNGSCLLHETAKPGNSSGG encoded by the coding sequence GTGAACGCGTCGATGTCGCAGGCGGACGCCGAGAAGGAACTGCAGTCGCGACCCTCGTACGAACAGGGCTCGAAGGACTACCTGGCCATGCTCGCCGAGATGCGCGGGGTCTTCGACGAGTTGGCTCCCGACCTGAAATGGACGCAGAAGGAGCCGGCCGAGGTCAGCTCCGGCATCTGTGCCCCGCCCTTCCAGAAGATCGAGGCAGCCGAATCGGGCACCTTCGAGGCCGGTTACGCGCAGGGAAGCACCCCGGACGCGGCCTGGCCGGAGGCCAAGCAGAAGCTCATCGACATCGCCGCCCAGTACGGCTTCACCGTGGTCAACGAGCTGAGAGACGCCCCCCAGGACCGGGCCATCACGATCAGCAACGGTCAGGACGCCACCGTGGAGTTCGGCGACTACGGCAACACCACGCTGGCCGTGAACGGATCGTGTCTGCTGCACGAGACCGCGAAACCGGGGAACAGCAGTGGTGGCTGA